A genomic segment from Pediococcus acidilactici encodes:
- a CDS encoding PTS system mannose/fructose/sorbose family transporter subunit IID translates to MAENTQIDSKKLRKKYWSFFWRSYAIQASWNYEGQMNLGFLYGIAPTIDSLYSSKSEEDLQRKKEAYKRHLAFYNCTPQTSAFVLGLASSMEEEYAREPTSFNPDSINAVKASLMGPLSGVGDSFFQGTIKVLAFGLGVNFARQGSILGPILAILISFVPAALVTYYGGKLGYTAGNSFLKKLTSQGIMDRAMYLVTIVGLMVIGSMIASMIGITTPIHMGKTFNLQKTLDTIFPQMIPLLVTFFMYWLLHKKVKTGWILTICILSGLLFSVLGILA, encoded by the coding sequence ATGGCTGAAAATACACAAATAGATTCAAAAAAGTTAAGAAAAAAGTATTGGTCCTTCTTCTGGCGTTCTTATGCAATTCAGGCCTCTTGGAACTATGAAGGACAAATGAATTTAGGCTTTCTGTACGGAATCGCACCAACTATTGATAGTTTATATAGCTCTAAAAGTGAAGAAGATTTGCAACGTAAGAAAGAGGCTTACAAGCGGCACTTAGCTTTTTACAATTGCACTCCTCAAACTAGTGCATTTGTCCTAGGACTGGCTTCTTCGATGGAAGAAGAGTATGCTCGTGAACCCACTTCATTCAACCCGGATTCGATCAACGCGGTTAAAGCATCGTTGATGGGACCACTATCTGGAGTTGGTGATTCATTTTTCCAAGGAACTATTAAAGTTTTAGCGTTTGGTTTAGGAGTTAACTTTGCTAGACAAGGCAGTATCCTGGGACCAATTTTAGCAATCTTAATTTCATTTGTTCCGGCAGCGTTAGTTACATACTACGGTGGAAAGTTAGGCTACACAGCTGGAAATAGCTTTTTGAAGAAACTTACTAGTCAAGGAATTATGGACCGGGCAATGTATTTGGTAACAATCGTTGGACTAATGGTAATCGGATCAATGATTGCAAGTATGATTGGAATTACCACGCCAATTCACATGGGTAAGACGTTTAATCTCCAAAAGACGTTGGACACCATCTTCCCTCAGATGATTCCGTTGTTGGTTACTTTCTTTATGTATTGGTTATTGCATAAAAAAGTTAAAACGGGATGGATCCTTACAATTTGTATTTTAAGTGGTTTATTATTCAGCGTTTTAGGGATTTTAGCTTAA